A region of Allocoleopsis franciscana PCC 7113 DNA encodes the following proteins:
- a CDS encoding patatin-like protein: MSDYTFKKPNFRREIRLGLVVYGGVSLAIYMNGVCREFYNAVRGRGIYKLIKALTDSDIVVDIISGTSAGGINGVLLSYALANSNLREVVDFADFADIWRESGDILKLLREPSATGTKVESVLNGEDYYQNQLKEAFEKGYYNKRSAPPGEWVSDFNELDLFVTGTDVLGRIYKTFDDTGSVIEIKDHRAVFQLKHRRGRKEPFNLKNNQDLIPVFPEETCQALAKLCRITSCFPVAFPVVEVELKGNNRIDQKLVEWGQLDQREFVNHPQIPGYQLYFIDGGVLDNRPFSYTIKEMYYRTINRPVDRKLFYIDPSPDRFIDEDDFKNIKKPNTLQILQESLIGIPMYESIGNDLEAIKSHNEKVRRYKTLLADTQTPTDSAMATLEAIDIEETIYLRSRLISLRDRVLPLVLRMEQDFRINSEKKAYLDKAANILTDQITGEKEKAKQDKIRQAFEKQIRNLDIEYSLRKHFYLIQILCQRLETESNLIEYQKLRYLSESISRQIKLLEVIRAALNQLLSKPIVSDSFYQLLAQSKPDNQMRGIFYERLLRLHRFLLDAVGLDNFLPDTGSDLEEVSANIFQNLPLKATEPFYNEWLSQSRISSILLQFKQKINKLQSEQEIEQRIWKNSAFNYDYQENEYFETILRKVELASESLIATSQLIAQEEILASFQQFRYLDKVLYPFEYLMNLTEKELIETIRISPNDAKLGLGEGKTLEDKLAGDTLFAFGGFFKKSWRSNDILWGRLDGLNRIFEALLTPESVKKFPEFLERQGNCRRGTLEFESFTDNYLEFLLDESLPNILETQRNPIISYLKKLAYPEKLTEQQLQLTIDGLLRILVLEGHREIVSADLSNVLQDEIAEQLNWNRQRLKPNTSASNQGKLTRIEEEERPQYYPVAGYFERRVSALAAARLAEEAIINLSQGNSERFFREKYNVGQETVFDSIPRIILANILTQFALVLRNVVLTALGKRASILRKSLTYNIFDKSLQLFYGWLQFTGPLAVQTSKYRPIFLLFQLILLLVAIAGVAIVVWKSWVWVMIAISATLLFWLLEIIRKTSSRRS; encoded by the coding sequence ATGTCTGACTACACCTTTAAAAAACCCAACTTTCGTCGAGAAATTCGCTTAGGACTGGTTGTTTATGGCGGGGTTTCACTCGCCATTTACATGAATGGAGTCTGTCGGGAATTTTATAATGCTGTACGCGGTCGGGGCATCTATAAACTGATTAAAGCCCTTACCGATTCGGATATTGTTGTCGATATTATATCGGGAACTTCAGCCGGGGGAATTAATGGTGTTCTTCTCAGTTACGCTTTGGCAAACAGCAATTTAAGGGAAGTGGTTGACTTTGCTGATTTTGCTGATATTTGGCGAGAAAGTGGCGATATCCTTAAACTTCTGCGGGAACCGAGTGCGACTGGGACAAAAGTTGAGTCAGTTTTAAATGGAGAAGATTACTATCAAAATCAGCTCAAAGAAGCCTTTGAAAAGGGCTATTACAATAAGCGTTCTGCTCCTCCTGGTGAATGGGTATCTGATTTTAATGAACTTGATTTGTTTGTGACAGGAACAGATGTTTTAGGACGAATTTATAAAACTTTTGATGATACGGGAAGTGTAATTGAGATTAAAGACCATCGAGCTGTGTTTCAGCTTAAACATCGCCGGGGTCGAAAGGAGCCTTTTAATCTTAAAAATAACCAGGATTTAATTCCAGTTTTTCCAGAAGAAACTTGCCAAGCTTTGGCTAAACTTTGTCGAATTACTTCTTGCTTCCCCGTGGCTTTTCCGGTTGTCGAAGTGGAATTAAAAGGAAATAATCGAATTGATCAAAAGTTAGTAGAGTGGGGGCAACTTGATCAACGTGAGTTCGTCAATCATCCCCAAATTCCAGGGTATCAATTATATTTCATAGATGGCGGGGTATTGGACAATCGTCCATTTAGTTACACCATTAAGGAGATGTACTATCGCACAATCAACCGTCCTGTGGATCGCAAATTATTTTATATCGATCCCAGTCCAGATCGGTTTATTGATGAGGATGATTTTAAGAATATAAAGAAGCCCAATACTTTACAGATTCTCCAAGAGTCTTTAATCGGAATACCTATGTATGAAAGTATTGGGAATGATTTAGAAGCCATCAAAAGTCATAATGAGAAGGTGAGGCGTTACAAGACTCTGCTTGCCGATACCCAGACTCCCACTGATTCAGCAATGGCAACGCTAGAAGCGATCGATATTGAAGAGACGATTTATTTGCGAAGTCGTTTGATTAGCTTGCGCGATCGCGTCCTGCCTCTAGTATTGAGAATGGAGCAAGATTTTAGAATAAATTCTGAAAAAAAGGCTTATTTAGATAAAGCCGCTAATATTTTAACCGACCAAATTACAGGGGAAAAAGAAAAGGCAAAACAAGATAAAATTCGCCAAGCGTTTGAGAAACAAATTCGTAATTTAGATATTGAATATAGCTTAAGAAAGCACTTTTATCTAATCCAAATTCTTTGCCAACGCCTGGAAACAGAGTCCAATTTAATCGAGTATCAAAAACTTCGTTATTTATCCGAGAGCATATCGCGTCAAATCAAACTACTAGAAGTGATTCGCGCTGCTTTAAATCAGTTATTAAGTAAACCGATAGTCAGTGATTCATTTTATCAATTGCTGGCACAATCCAAGCCAGATAATCAGATGCGCGGTATTTTTTATGAGCGCTTGCTGCGACTTCACCGATTTTTACTGGATGCTGTTGGATTAGATAACTTTTTACCCGATACAGGTTCTGATTTAGAAGAAGTATCAGCCAATATTTTCCAAAACTTACCCTTAAAGGCTACGGAGCCATTTTATAACGAATGGTTATCTCAAAGCCGGATTTCTTCCATTCTGCTGCAATTTAAACAAAAAATTAATAAGCTACAAAGCGAACAGGAGATTGAACAACGGATTTGGAAAAATTCTGCCTTTAATTATGACTATCAAGAAAATGAGTATTTTGAAACAATTTTACGCAAGGTAGAACTAGCATCAGAAAGTTTAATTGCAACCAGTCAGTTAATTGCCCAGGAAGAAATCCTAGCTTCTTTTCAACAATTTAGGTATTTAGATAAAGTATTGTATCCCTTTGAATACCTAATGAATTTAACGGAAAAGGAGCTGATTGAGACGATTCGGATCAGTCCCAATGATGCGAAACTGGGATTAGGAGAAGGGAAAACCCTAGAAGATAAATTGGCGGGAGATACCTTATTTGCTTTTGGTGGATTTTTTAAGAAATCTTGGCGTTCTAATGATATCCTCTGGGGACGCTTGGATGGACTCAACCGGATTTTTGAAGCCCTGTTAACCCCTGAATCCGTGAAAAAATTTCCAGAATTTTTAGAACGTCAGGGTAACTGCCGCAGAGGGACGCTAGAGTTTGAATCTTTTACCGATAATTATTTAGAATTTTTGTTGGATGAGTCCTTGCCAAATATTCTGGAAACCCAACGAAACCCAATTATTAGCTATCTTAAGAAACTAGCGTACCCCGAAAAATTGACGGAACAACAACTTCAATTGACGATTGATGGATTACTAAGAATTTTAGTATTGGAAGGGCATCGCGAAATTGTAAGTGCCGATTTATCGAACGTTCTCCAAGATGAAATTGCCGAGCAACTCAATTGGAACCGACAGCGACTCAAACCTAATACTTCAGCTAGCAATCAAGGTAAATTAACTCGTATTGAGGAGGAAGAAAGACCTCAATATTATCCAGTCGCCGGGTACTTTGAGCGCCGCGTGAGTGCGCTAGCTGCTGCGAGATTAGCAGAGGAAGCCATTATCAATTTATCCCAGGGGAATAGTGAGAGATTTTTTCGAGAAAAATATAATGTGGGTCAAGAGACGGTGTTCGATAGTATTCCGCGCATTATCTTGGCGAATATTTTAACCCAGTTTGCTCTAGTTTTGAGAAATGTCGTCTTAACGGCATTAGGTAAGCGCGCCTCAATCTTACGGAAAAGTCTCACCTATAATATTTTCGATAAGTCGCTACAACTATTCTATGGGTGGCTGCAATTTACAGGCCCCTTAGCAGTTCAAACGTCTAAATATCGACCGATTTTCTTACTGTTTCAGCTCATTTTACTCCTGGTTGCCATCGCGGGTGTAGCAATTGTTGTTTGGAAATCTTGGGTTTGGGTGATGATTGCGATTAGTGCAACTCTGCTGTTTTGGTTGCTGGAAATTATTCGGAAAACTTCATCTCGCAGAAGTTAG